From the genome of Mycoplasma crocodyli MP145:
AGAAATTTAACCTTGAAACACCAGGACGTGGTCGTAATGTTAAATTATTTACAAAAGAAGATTATTTAAAACAAAAAGATACAAAAGGAACTACACAAGATTTAGGACAAATCGATCCTAAAGGTTTAGCAGTTGTTCAAGCATATGGTGGTATTTCTAATATTACTTCATTTAATAACTGTGCTTCTCGTTTAAGATATGACGTGCTAGATGGTTCATTAGTTAATGAAGATGCATTAAAAGCAGCAGGAGCAGCAGGAGTTAAACGTGAAGGAAATAACCACGTTCAAGCTATCTTTGGTCCTGTATCTGAGCAATTAAATTCAAAAATTAAATCACAACGTGACTTAATATCTCAATGAGAACTATCAAACAAACTTACTCCAGAAGTTAAAGAAGGTCAAATTATACAAACAGTTAAAACTGTTGAAGTTGTTGAAACAGTAACAACAGTTAATTCTAATGAATTACAAGATCAAAAGATTGTTAAAACTGTAACTATAACAGAACCTATTGTTTCCGAAAAAACAACAATTGAAAAACTTAATGATGAAAATGTTATTGTTGAAACAATAAAAACTGTTGAAGAAAAACCTGCAGCTATTTCAGTAGAAAAAGAAAAGACAATTCTAAACACGGATGAAGTTGTTTCTTTACAATCTCCAGCATGTGGAAAAGTTAAATCACTTGAATCATTACATGATGGAGTATTCTCAGAAAAAATGGTTGGTGAAGGATTTGTTGTGGCCTTTTCTGCAAAAAAAGAAGCTAGAATTTATTCTCCGGTTGACGGAAAAATTAGCATGGTTTATGATACAAAACATGCTTATGGAATAACAACAAATTCAGGAATTAATTTACTATTACACATTGGAATTGATACTGTAAAATTAAACGGTCAAGGGTTTACATCATTTGTTAAAGTAAACAAAAAGGTTTCTGCAGGGGATGTAATTGCAACTGTTAATTTAGAATTATTAAGAGCAAGTAAGATTAAAATCACAGACCTTATTACAATTGTTTTACCTGATTCATCAAAAACAAATGTAAGAATCACAAAAATGGATAAGGACATAATGAGAGTTGCTACAGAAGTAGCTAAAGTTTATTAAAAATCCATTTTAAATAATAGTCTCTAGTGGGCTATTATTTTTTATTAAAAAAAATAAAAAAGAAGACATATAATGTCTCCCTATTATTATTGTTGTTAAATGCTCCAAGAGAAGCAAAATACACATATTAAAAGTATAAAAAACAATAAAATAAATAACTCTAAAAAATTTTAGCAACCATTTTATGATTGTAAAGTAAAAAATTAAAAAATTGATATAGGCACAGCGAATGAATAAAACCATGCCCGTATATATTTTAGCATTAAACCATAAAAATTTAATATATTTTTTGAAAAAATACCTTAAAATGGAGTTTTTTCATTACCAAAGTGTTTTTTTGATAAAAAGTTAATGGATTTTTACAATATTGACAAATAAAATTAAAAAAATATTCATAAGAATATTTTTTAAAGTGTTTTAATTGTTATTTTTTGGTGTTTCATCACTTGCATAAATAGTATTTTGTTCTAAATTTTGGTCATTATTTACTTCAACCAAATTTACATCTTGTCCATTGTTTGTTGTACCGATTTTACCTGCACTTCTTTGTTCAAAAATCTCTTCTTCAAACAAGTGTTCATAACTATAATTTCTAAAATCTAAAAAAAGTATTTTTCTTTGTAATTTATAAGATTCGTAAAAAATTCATAAGTCTTTTAGATTCTTTGTTTTTTGGATGAAGAAGATAGTCACAACAAAAAAGTAAATTGCATATAACATAATTAAATTAAAAACAATGAAGAAAACTAATGTTAAAATTTTTGAAGATTGGCTTGCTGTATTTGAGTTAAAAGGTACCTTTTTTAAGATAAATTGAACCAATATAAATATTGTAATTGCAGCAATAATTAAGATGTTTATTAAGTAAATTATTCAAAAGTTTTTTATTTGTGATGCTGCTCTTGCTTTATTATAAGAATTCATCATAGTTCTTTTATAAAGTCTTTGTCTTGATGTTAAATTATTCATAAAATGTATTATAAAGAATTTTTAAATTTTTAAAGAATTTGAATAAATAAAAAATTAATAATAATTTATTATTTAATAGTAATATTAATATGATGAAAAAAATAAGATTAAAACATAGTTTATTTTTATGAGCAAGTTTAACAAGTGCAAGCCTTGCTTCGTTTTTAGCAATGCAATCTTGCGCTATTAATGGTTATAAAATCAATTTAAAAAATAATTTTTTTGAACAATATAACCAAGATCAAATAAATGAATTGGTCGGTTTTAGTAACTTCTACAATCTTGAAAAGGATGGTCGTGAAATTAATTATATTAAAAGTAAAATTTATAATAACTCCATAAAATTTAAATTAAACAATGATTTAATTATTAATGTTAGTGCAAATAATAAAAAACCAATTGAAGTTAAAGAGATAAAAAAATTTGATGATTTATTTATCGAATATGACAATGATAAAGTTGTAAAAAATCCATATTATTTATATGAAGAGAAGATGAAAAGATATGGTAATGATTTTTTCATTCCAGATATTCAAATGACAATAAAAAACATAATTGATAATTATCAATATTATTTCTCTTTGTTACCAAACTATATTGATATAAAAAATTTAAGAGCCTATGGATGAAGTATAAATCATGAACAAAAAAAATATCTCCAAAATATAATTAAGGTTCATTTATTGAAATACAACTTCGATGTAAATGATTTCAATGTTGTGATTGATATAGACCCAAATAAAGTTAATAAAAAGAATGATTTTGTTTCATTTAACATTGATATTGTTGATAGCAAAAACAAGAGTTTATTAAGCGACAAATCCAAAAAAGTAAAATTCTATATTACAAATTTTTTAAACTACCTAAAATCATCTGTTTTAAGCATTGATTTTTGAAATGAAGATGACAATACTTTGTTTAATGAGTATCTTAACTTTCCGGTTTTAAAATTTAAAGATAATCCTTGAAATTGAACCAATTATGATAATCTAGTTGATAATGTAAAAAACCTTAATGATAAAATGAGTGCTAAAACATTTATATCTCTTGTACATAGGCAAAAAGATTTATTTTATATAGATGTTCCATACGAGAAAAGTAATGAGGATTTATCATATGAAATCACTGATTTCATCGAATATGCACCATTCCCAAAAAACAGTTATAGTGTTGTTAAATTAAATATAAAAGTAAATAAAAAAGATGGAACAAGCAAGATATATCCTTGATATTCAATAGATTTTAATGTTCATTATCATTTATTTAAAGGTTATGTTGCTAATAATAATTTAGATTATACAAGTGCAGATTTATGAGATGTTTACAAATTAGAGAAGTTTGATAATAAGTTAGTTGAAGGTATTGATGCAAACAATTTCTTTAGAAAAAATATAGAAAAAATAGTTTCGTATATTTTCTTCAAAGAAAGAAACAACTTACAATTATGAGCAAATAGAAATATTTTACAAGTAGAAGCATACCAAGTTTATAAAGACTTGTTAAACTCGAATAAGTACATCGAAACAATGATTTCAAACATAGTGTTGTCGTTTCTAATTTCTAATAAAGAAAATGACTTTTATAGCGGTATAAAAGATGTAAGCATAAATACTTATGAATATCAAAACCCAGGAAAATTAATTATAACTATTGATTTTATAGATTACAATAATAAATCTTTATTAAGCGAGGAAAATAGAAACAAAAAGATAGTAATCGATTGTTTTAAAGGCACAAACAATAAATTATTTTTAGATAATTTTAAAATGAAAAATGATAATTTTAAAATGAAAGATACACCTTTAATTGCTTATTTTGAAAAATAAAAACACCAATATGCCTATTAATAAGTTGTGTTGGTGTTTTTTAAAACCTTTTTAAACCTATACTATTCAACTTATAAATTGTTTGCATAAGTTTAAAAAATTCACTAAATATTTATAGTAGTTTAATTATTAAAAAATATCAATAGATACAAATTAATATTAATAATTAAGTAATTTATATTTTTATAATATAATTAAAAATTATGGAACAAACAATGTACAAATCACTAACAAATATTAAGAACAAATACAATGAAATGCAAGAAATGCTTAACGATCCCAATGTAATTAATGATATAAAGAAATATACAAAAATTAACAAAGAACTAAATAGTATTGAAGAAATAGTTAAATGTTTTAATCACTATTTAAATGCCGAACAAAATTTTAAAAGTTCAAAAGAAATGTTAAGTGAAAAAGATGAAGAAATGGTTGAATTAGCAAAAATAGAAATAACTCAATCAGAAGAAATAATGACAAAATTAACCGAAGAGTTAAAAATTTTAATTTTGCCTAAAGATAAAAACGATGATAAAGACGTAATTGTAGAAATAAGAGGAGCAGCAGGTGGTGATGAAGCAAATATTTTTGCTGGAGATTTATTTAGAATGTATCAAAAATGAAGTGATCAAAATGATATGAAACTTAAAGTATTAGACGAAAATAGAGCAGAAGCCGGTGGTTTTACACTAATAACATTTTCAATCTTAGGAGATAAAGCATATTCAAAATTAAAATTTGAAAGTGGTGTCCATAGAGTACAAAGAATTCCTGTAACTGAAACAAAAGGTAGAGTACATACTTCAACTGCAACAGTAACTGTTATGCCAGAAATAGATGACGATATAGAAATAGAAGTTAAAAGTGAAGACATAAGAATTGATGTTTTTCGTTCGAGCGGAAATGGTGGGCAATCAGTTAATACAACTGATTCAGCAGTTAGAATAACTCATGCATCAAGTGGTATTGTTGTTTCTTGTCAAGAAGGAAAAAGCCAAATTCAAAACAAAGAAATTGCAATGAGAATTTTAAAATCAAAATTATATGACTTAGAACTTAAGAAAAAAGAAGAGGAAGAATCCGGATATAGAAAACTTGCTGGTTCAGGTTTTAGAAGTGAAAAAATAAGAACTTATAACTATCCACAAGATAGAGTAACTGACCATAGAATTTCATATTCGACTAGTTTATCACCAGTTATGGAAGGAAAACTGAATTCAATAATTGATGCGCTTTTAGCTATGGAACAAGATGAAAAGTTAAAAGAAGCCGGTTTATAGTGTCATCAATAAGCGAACTTCTAAAAGAAAAAAGAAAATATGGTTTAAAACAAACCATTAATCAAGAAGAAATTAATCAAATATCCAAACAAGTTCCTGTTCAAAAAATAATAGGCTACATCGAGTATGCTAATGTTAAAATTAATATTCAAAAAAATGTTTTAATTCCACGTTATGAAACGGAGGAATTAATTTTTCTTGCTCTCAAAAATATAAAAAACGATTCAAAAGTATTAGATCTTTGCTGTGGTTCTGGTTTTATTGGAATTGCACTTAAATTTAACAATAAAAATCTGCAAGTGACTTTAAGTGATATTGACGATAACGCAATAGAACAAAGTAAAATTAACACTCTTGAAAATAATGTAAAAGTGAAAATAATCAAATCTGATTTGTTTGAAAATATAGATGAAAAATTTGACTGTATAATTTCAAATCCACCATATTTAATGAAAAGTGAAAATATATCAAATAATGTATTAAATCATGAACCACATCATGCTTTATTTGCTGATGATAATGGACTATTTTTTTATAAAGAAATTATGAAGCAATCAAAAAAATACCTTAACAAAAACGGAAAACTAATATTTGAAATCAATCCTCTTCATCATGATTTTTGAATTCAAATAGTAAAAAACAATGATGCAAAAATTTATAAAGATATTTCAGGACTAGAACGGTTTGTAATTATTAACCATAATAATGAAATTAAAATTCAATAAATTTAATAAATAGTTTCAAAAATAATAACAAATAAACTAAGGTATTTTGTTTATTTAATATAATATAGAAAAGGTGGTATAAATGATTAAAAAAATAGAGAAAAAGTATATTGCTTCTATGCAAGCAATTGCACTTGATTCAATTAATAAAGCTGGTCAAGGACACATAGGAATGGCGCTTGGCGCTGCTCCAATTACATATGAATTGATAGTTAAATCAATGAATATTTCTTCAAGTGATCCAAAATGAATCAATAGAGATAGATTTGTTCTAAGTGCAGGTCATGGTTCAATGTCTATGTATTCGGCAATGCATTTTTTAGGATTACTTTCTAAAGAAGATATGATGAACCATAAAAAACTTCATTCGAAAACTCCTTCACATCCTGAAATAGATGCTTTTGATTATGTAGATGCTTCAACCGGTCCCTTGGGTCAAGGAGTAGCAATGGGTGTTGGAATGGCTTTGAGTCAAAAATACTTACAAACTAATTTTAACAAAGAAAAATTCCCAATAATTGACCATAAAATTTTTATAGTTCATGGTGATGGTTGTATTCAAGAAGGTGTTGCACTAGAAGCTATTCAGTTAGCAGGAACATATAAATTGAATGATTTAATTATGATCCACGACTACAATAACATACAAATTGATTCTAATGCTAATGATGTAAATGGAATTGATTTAATTAAATTCTTCGAATCACAAAACTTTAATACTTTTAAAGCAGATGTTAATGATCAAGAAAGTATTGCACTAGCTATTAAAGAAGCCAAAAAATCTGATAAGCCTAGTTATATCCAAGTAAAATCTATTATTGCTCCACACACATCTGTTGCCAATAAATCTAGCGGACATAACGGAACACTAAATGAAGAAAAAACATTAGAATTTAAAAAATCAATTGGTTTAAATAATAAAATTCCTTTTGATTATGATTTAGACGTATATGACTACGGTCAAGAAGAATTAGCAAAAAAAGATAAAAGATATGAAGAATGAAATAGTCTATATGAAAACTATAAAAATACATATCCAAAAGAAGCAAAACTATTTGAAGAAATAACCTCACATTCAACAAAATTTGATTTATCTGGAGTTGAATTTAAAGAAACAAATGTTGCTACCAGAAATTATATAGCAACAATTATGAAGTACATTGATAAAAACTACCAAAGTATAATAGGTGGTAGTGCAGACTTGTTTTCTGCAACAAAGGTAGGATTTGAAAAACAGCTTGTTTCAGAAGGTGGAAAAAACATAAAGTATGGAATAAGAGAATTTGCAATGTCTGCAATTAACAATGGTATATATTTAGATTCAAATATAAGAACGATTGACTCAACATTTTTAGCTTTTGCTGATTATATGAAATCAGGGTTAAGAATGGGTGCTATGATGAAACTACCTGGAATTCATGTATTTACACATGATTCATATCAAGTAGGTGGTGATGGACCAACACACCAACCTTTTGATCAAATACCAATGTTGAGAGCAATTCATAATTTTGAAGTAATTAGACCTTGTGACGAAAGTGAAATGTTAGCGGCATTCCAATATGCGCTAGATCAAAAGGAAACTCAAGTTGCAATTATCGGTTGTCGTCAGCCACTAGTTTCGTTAAACTTATTACCTGAAAAAGGAAAATTATTAAGTGCTTATGTAGTAAAAAATCAAATTTCTTATAACCTTAGTATTCTAGCTAGTGGTTCAGAAGTTGAACTAGCTATTAAGGTTTCAGATGAATTAGCTAAATTAAAAATAAAGGCTCAAGTAATATCCGTACCGCACTTACAAAACTTAATTAATAATGAGAATTTAATCCTAAGCTTAGGTCTAAATAAAAAACCTATATTTGCTATTGAAGCAACAAATGAAATGATGTGATATAAATTGTCAAAATACAACAAATTTGATGCGTTTCTAGCTAACGGATATGGTTGAAGCGAAGACGGTCAAAAAGTTTATGAATTAAAAGGATTTAACGTTGATAATTTAACACAAAGAATCCAAACATTTCTTAAAAACAAATAATAAAAAGTTGCTTTGACGCAACTTTTTTTGTATATTTTTCTTAAATGTCTACAAATTCACCTGATATTCTTTTCCTGTCTTTTTCAATTGAAATCACTTTAACTTTTATATCTGAACCAAGTGCAATAGGTTTATTTTTATATTTAGAGAAATGAATAAAAACATTAGTTTTAATTCCAATAAAAACAAAAGCTCCAAAATCTGTAATGTTTTCAATTCTGCCATCGTAAATTTCATCAACAACAATATCGTCAATATCATTCAAATCTAAGTTAATCTTAAAGCCTTTTTTGTTATCTCTTATATCTTTAGTTGGATTATTTAAAGAATCCAAAATCAGTTCAAGCGAATACTTATCTGTTTTTGACTCTTGTAAAATTTTATCGGCATTGACTTCCTTGTTAAATTTATTTGTATTAAAATCATAATCATATTCTTTAATTATTTTATTAGCTAAGCTATAATTTTCGGGGTGAATATTAGTTCTGTCTAAGAAATTATTGGAATTAAAAATTCTTAAGAAACCAACACATTGTTCAAATGATTTAGGACCTAAACCTTTAACTTCTTTTAATTCTAAACGGTTTGAAAATTCTTTTACTGTTTTTCTGTATTCTAAAATTGAATCAGCAATTTTAGAAGTTAAACCTGAAATATGAGTCAAAATTTCTTTTGTTGCTGTGTTTAAATTAACTCCAACCAAGTTTACAACTTTATCTACTTTAAAATCAAGAGCTGTACCCAATTCTTTTTGATTGAGGTCATGTTGATATTGTCCAATACCTATTGATTTGGGTTCTATTTTTACTATTTCATTAAGCGGATCTTGGAATTTTCTTCCTATGTTAATTGCAGATCTTTGTTCAACGGAAAGTTTTGGAAATTCCTTGATTGCCACATCTGAAGCAGAATAAACTGAAGCACCTATCTCAGAAACTATTTCAACTTGAATATCGAGCTTGAAATGATTTAATAATGCTTTAATAAATCTCGTTGTTTCTTGTGAAGCGGTTCCGTTACCAATTACTATTATGTCTATGTCATAGGCTTTT
Proteins encoded in this window:
- a CDS encoding MAG3240 family lipoprotein, with the protein product MMKKIRLKHSLFLWASLTSASLASFLAMQSCAINGYKINLKNNFFEQYNQDQINELVGFSNFYNLEKDGREINYIKSKIYNNSIKFKLNNDLIINVSANNKKPIEVKEIKKFDDLFIEYDNDKVVKNPYYLYEEKMKRYGNDFFIPDIQMTIKNIIDNYQYYFSLLPNYIDIKNLRAYGWSINHEQKKYLQNIIKVHLLKYNFDVNDFNVVIDIDPNKVNKKNDFVSFNIDIVDSKNKSLLSDKSKKVKFYITNFLNYLKSSVLSIDFWNEDDNTLFNEYLNFPVLKFKDNPWNWTNYDNLVDNVKNLNDKMSAKTFISLVHRQKDLFYIDVPYEKSNEDLSYEITDFIEYAPFPKNSYSVVKLNIKVNKKDGTSKIYPWYSIDFNVHYHLFKGYVANNNLDYTSADLWDVYKLEKFDNKLVEGIDANNFFRKNIEKIVSYIFFKERNNLQLWANRNILQVEAYQVYKDLLNSNKYIETMISNIVLSFLISNKENDFYSGIKDVSINTYEYQNPGKLIITIDFIDYNNKSLLSEENRNKKIVIDCFKGTNNKLFLDNFKMKNDNFKMKDTPLIAYFEK
- the prfA gene encoding peptide chain release factor 1 produces the protein MEQTMYKSLTNIKNKYNEMQEMLNDPNVINDIKKYTKINKELNSIEEIVKCFNHYLNAEQNFKSSKEMLSEKDEEMVELAKIEITQSEEIMTKLTEELKILILPKDKNDDKDVIVEIRGAAGGDEANIFAGDLFRMYQKWSDQNDMKLKVLDENRAEAGGFTLITFSILGDKAYSKLKFESGVHRVQRIPVTETKGRVHTSTATVTVMPEIDDDIEIEVKSEDIRIDVFRSSGNGGQSVNTTDSAVRITHASSGIVVSCQEGKSQIQNKEIAMRILKSKLYDLELKKKEEEESGYRKLAGSGFRSEKIRTYNYPQDRVTDHRISYSTSLSPVMEGKLNSIIDALLAMEQDEKLKEAGL
- the prmC gene encoding peptide chain release factor N(5)-glutamine methyltransferase: MSSISELLKEKRKYGLKQTINQEEINQISKQVPVQKIIGYIEYANVKINIQKNVLIPRYETEELIFLALKNIKNDSKVLDLCCGSGFIGIALKFNNKNLQVTLSDIDDNAIEQSKINTLENNVKVKIIKSDLFENIDEKFDCIISNPPYLMKSENISNNVLNHEPHHALFADDNGLFFYKEIMKQSKKYLNKNGKLIFEINPLHHDFWIQIVKNNDAKIYKDISGLERFVIINHNNEIKIQ
- a CDS encoding transketolase family protein — protein: MIKKIEKKYIASMQAIALDSINKAGQGHIGMALGAAPITYELIVKSMNISSSDPKWINRDRFVLSAGHGSMSMYSAMHFLGLLSKEDMMNHKKLHSKTPSHPEIDAFDYVDASTGPLGQGVAMGVGMALSQKYLQTNFNKEKFPIIDHKIFIVHGDGCIQEGVALEAIQLAGTYKLNDLIMIHDYNNIQIDSNANDVNGIDLIKFFESQNFNTFKADVNDQESIALAIKEAKKSDKPSYIQVKSIIAPHTSVANKSSGHNGTLNEEKTLEFKKSIGLNNKIPFDYDLDVYDYGQEELAKKDKRYEEWNSLYENYKNTYPKEAKLFEEITSHSTKFDLSGVEFKETNVATRNYIATIMKYIDKNYQSIIGGSADLFSATKVGFEKQLVSEGGKNIKYGIREFAMSAINNGIYLDSNIRTIDSTFLAFADYMKSGLRMGAMMKLPGIHVFTHDSYQVGGDGPTHQPFDQIPMLRAIHNFEVIRPCDESEMLAAFQYALDQKETQVAIIGCRQPLVSLNLLPEKGKLLSAYVVKNQISYNLSILASGSEVELAIKVSDELAKLKIKAQVISVPHLQNLINNENLILSLGLNKKPIFAIEATNEMMWYKLSKYNKFDAFLANGYGWSEDGQKVYELKGFNVDNLTQRIQTFLKNK